A window from Eretmochelys imbricata isolate rEreImb1 chromosome 23, rEreImb1.hap1, whole genome shotgun sequence encodes these proteins:
- the LOC144279326 gene encoding uncharacterized protein LOC144279326 has translation MEPAQRREWDAAQRGSPPSKTAEGGEGHPGSQAWQDLEVTGIWPASARYAQPMPKWAAGAGVSPSPPEGSLEDNLLLIDAQGVPYTVSRRDLEAGPAPAPRRAHCCPVCRRAFLYLSDLERHRISHSEHKPHLCRACGKAFKRASHLQRHRNIHTGERPFRCAVCQKGFRESGELLRHQRVHTGEKPYQCPLCRLRFTERNTLRRHAKRKHAREACCQGAWAGGAEGRPGWAGEGGQEVGPP, from the exons ATGGAGCCAGCCCAGCGGAGGGAGTGGGACGCCGCACAGCGGGGCAGCCCGCCCTCGAAGACGGCAGAGGGTGGCGAGGGCCATCCGGGCAGCCAGGCCTGGCAGGACCTGGAGGTGACGGGGATCTGGCCAGCCAGCGCCCGCTACGCCCAGCCCATGCCCAAGTGGG CGGCGGGAGCGGGCGTCTCCCCGTCGCCCCCCGAGGGCTCACTGGAGGACAACCTGCTGCTGATCGATGCCCAGGGCGTGCCCTACACGGTGTCCCGGCGGGACTTGGAGGCggggccggccccggccccccggcGGGCGCACTGCTGCCCCGTGTGCCGGCGGGCCTTCCTGTACCTCTCGGACCTGGAGCGGCATCGCATCAGCCACTCGGAGCACAAGCCGCACCTGTGCCGGGCCTGCGGCAAGGCCTTCAAGCGGGCCTCCCACCTGCAGCGGCACCGGAACATCCACACCGGCGAGCGCCCCTTCCGCTGCGCCGTCTGCCAGAAGGGCTTCCGGGAGTCGGGCGAGCTGCTGCGGCACCAGCGGGTGCACACGGGCGAGAAGCCCTACCAGTGCCCGCTCTGCCGCCTGCGCTTCACCGAGCGCAATACCCTCCGGCGGCACGCCAAGCGCAAGCACGCCCGCGAGGCCTGCTGCCAGGGCGCCTGGGCCGGCGGGGCCGAGGGCCGGCccggctgggcaggggagggcgGCCAGGAGGTGGGGCCCCCCTGA
- the FIZ1 gene encoding flt3-interacting zinc finger protein 1 encodes MECYGTDLPEGLGTGWAEEPGQLPGRAPGTIERMVPCSDPEDGPDGPAPTPLTDNGAGARVPFHCSECDKSFRYRSDLRRHFARHTELKPFQCPHCSKSFKHSFNLVNHIRSHTGERPYRCTVCPKGFRDSTGLLHHQVVHTGEKPYCCHICELRFSSRSSLGRHLKRQHRPSPGGGAPEPPGTTRCLERLCGQGRAAPYGCGACGRRFRLAPELGKHWLAHTDIKPFKCPDCERDFNAPSLLERHKLTHAKDRPLLLPCQGCAGKGVPGQQEPQGLGCPACKPQDTRPLDSLYQCECGTFFANAGALAAHLAAHTGEASFACGICGMSFGALPPLEAHQLSHAMLLPPEGAPQPVAAGPVPPTGGELERHLVPRLELRAFPARPGKKLYKCTECEKFFRSPRDLDRHVLVHTGEKPYQCTECGKFFRHECYLKRHRLLHSGERPFQCSVCHKGFITFSNLSRHLKLHRGID; translated from the coding sequence ATGGAGTGCTATGGCACTGATCTGCCTGAGGGACTGGGCACCGGCTGGGCAGAGGAGCCCGGGCAGCTCCCTGGCCGGGCGCCTGGCACCATCGAGCGCATGGTGCCATGCTCGGACCCAGAGGACGGCCCCGACGGGCCAGCGCCAACCCCTCTGACAGACAATGGGGCGGGCGCCCGGGTGCCCTTCCACTGCTCCGAGTGCGACAAGAGCTTCCGGTACCGCTCGGACCTGCGGCGCCACTTTGCCCGGCACACGGAGCTCAAACCCTTCCAGTGCCCACACTGCAGCAAGAGCTTCAAGCATTCCTTCAACCTGGTCAACCACATCCGCAGCCACACTGGCGAACGCCCCTACCGCTGCACCGTCTGCCCCAAGGGCTTCCGCGACTCCACCGGCCTGCTCCACCACCAGGTGGTGCACACGGGCGAGAAACCCTACTGCTGCCACATCTGCGAGCTCCGCTTCTCCTCCCGCAGCAGTCTGGGCCGCCACCTCAAGCGCCAGCACCGTCCGTCCCCCGGAGGGGGCGCCCCCGAGCCACCCGGCACCACCCGCTGCCTGGAGCGCCTGTGCGGCCAGGGGCGGGCGGCCCCCTATGGCTGCGGGGCCTGTGGGCGTCGCTTCCGGCTGGCGCCCGAGCTGGGGAAGCACTGGCTGGCCCACACCGACATCAAGCCCTTCAAGTGCCCCGACTGCGAGCGGGACTTTaatgccccctccctgctggagcGCCACAAACTCACCCATGCCAAGGACCGGCCGCTGCTCCTGCCATGCCAAGGCTGCGCGGGCAAGGGGGTCCCGGGGCAGCAGGAGCCGCAGGGGCTGGGCTGCCCGGCCTGCAAGCCCCAGGACACCCGCCCTCTGGACAGCCTGTACCAGTGCGAGTGTGGCACCTTCTTTGCCAACGCTGGCGCCCTGGCCGCCCACCTGGCGGCCCACACGGGCGAGGCCTCCTTCGCCTGCGGCATCTGTGGCATGAGCTTTGGGGCCCTGCCGCCCCTGGAGGCCCACCAGCTGAGCCACGCCATGCTGCTGCCCCCGGAGGGCGCCCCCCAGCCGGTGGCGGCAGGGCCTGTGCCACCAACCGGCGGGGAGCTGGAGCGCCACCTGGTGCCGCGGCTGGAGCTACGGGCTTTCCCCGCCCGGCCCGGCAAGAAGCTCTACAAGTGCACGGAGTGCGAGAAGTTCTTCCGCAGCCCGCGGGACCTGGACCGGCACGTGCTGGTGCACACGGGCGAGAAACCCTACCAGTGCACCGAGTGTGGCAAGTTCTTCCGGCACGAGTGCTACCTGAAACGGCACCGGCTGCTCCACAGCGGGGAGCGCCCCTTCCAGTGCAGCGTCTGCCACAAGGGTTTCATCACCTTCAGCAACCTCTCCCGCCACCTCAAACTGCACCGCGGTATTGACTAG